Proteins encoded in a region of the Amyelois transitella isolate CPQ chromosome 9, ilAmyTran1.1, whole genome shotgun sequence genome:
- the LOC106134662 gene encoding U3 small nucleolar RNA-associated protein 18 homolog → MKRASSNLIEDETKLSGLLFNKSKKIVEKLKKNIENNEFVDNQPVWFDEDDNHLAANTIPNKKSKALQSERLKQKYESIMGTPNWAKLGQIPENEDESEITKKVGHVHKKKSLNLPKDYLEIRRFPNINNETKSEGKVISCVEFHPKLSVALVGGQSGIVSLFSIGGDTNNKLHSFRLKKWKVTSAYFSPEGSEAYLASEADHSYCLYNLVKAEPKLVQLPHCVKKPKIFKLSPNGKYLAVADGFDEIHIICAKSNERLRALKHNSSVVSVAFSHNSEQMYCYCAQGEITIWDLSTYRALKKFYDNGCVNASCITDSPCGKLLAAGSKEGIVNVYDRSSLDSPSPFPLKTISNLTTKITDIKFNATSEIIAISSNCYPNAVKLVHTPSYHVFSNFPKQSITYNNIQTVNFSPNSGYMALGNDKGLAYLFRLKYYKNY, encoded by the coding sequence GTTATCCGGATTGTTGTTTAACAAAtcgaaaaaaattgtagaaaaattGAAGAAGAATATTGAGAATAATGAATTTGTTGATAATCAGCCTGTGTGGTTTGATGAAGATGATAACCATTTGGCCGCAAATACAATACCTAATAAGAAGAGTAAGGCTCTGCAATCTGAAAGgctcaaacaaaaatatgaaagtatTATGGGAACTCCTAACTGGGCTAAGCTAGGACAAATTCCAGAAAATGAAGACGAGTcagaaataactaaaaaagtTGGGCATGTTCATAAAAAGAAGTCTTTAAATCTGCCTAAAGATTACCTTGAAATTAGGAGATTCCCAAACATAAACAATGAAACTAAATCTGAAGGAAAAgttatttcatgtgttgagttCCATCCAAAATTAAGTGTAGCATTAGTTGGTGGTCAATCAGGGATAGTTTCATTGTTTTCTATTGGCGGTGACACTAACAATAAACTTCACAGCTTCAGGTTGAAAAAATGGAAAGTTACTTCAGCTTATTTCTCACCAGAAGGATCGGAGGCATATTTGGCTTCAGAAGCAGACCATTCCTATTGTTTGTATAACCTTGTTAAGGCGGAGCCAAAACTGGTTCAACTTCCGCATTGTGTgaaaaaaccaaaaatatttaagcttTCACCAAATGGCAAATATCTTGCTGTAGCTGATGGTTTTGATGAAATCCATATAATCTGTGCCAAGTCAAATGAACGATTAAGGGCACTAAAACACAATTCTAGTGTTGTGTCTGTAGCTTTTAGCCATAATAGTGAACAAATGTATTGCTATTGTGCCCAGGGAGAAATAACTATATGGGACTTGTCCACATACAGAGCCCTGAAAAAATTCTATGATAATGGCTGTGTTAATGCATCATGCATAACTGACAGCCCTTGTGGTAAATTATTGGCTGCAGGAAGCAAGGAGGGCATTGTCAATGTCTATGACAGATCTAGTTTGGACAGCCCTTCACCATTTCCATTGAagacaatttcaaatttaactaCTAAAATAActgacattaaatttaatgccaCGTCAGAAATAATAGCAATTTCATCCAATTGTTACCCGAATGCTGTTAAACTGGTCCACACTCCCTCATATCATGTATTTAGCAACTTCCCAAAACAATCAATTACTTACAACAATATACAAACTGTTAATTTTTCGCCAAACAGTGGATATATGGCTCTTGGTAATGATAAAGGGCTTGCCTATTTATTTAGGCTTAAATACTATAAGaattattaa
- the LOC106134765 gene encoding dnaJ homolog subfamily A member 1 isoform X2: protein MVKETTYYDILGVKPNCTTDELKKAYRKLALKYHPDKNPNEGERFKQISQAYEVLSNPEKRRIYDQGGEQALKSGGGGAGGFSSPMDLFDMFFGGGFSGGRRRGRERKGKDVIHQLSVTLEELYRGAVRKLALQKNVICDKCEGRGGKKVAVQTCPTCRGTGMQVHIQQIAPGIIQQNQTMCSECRGQREIIDPKDRCKVCQGRKTVRDRKILEVHVDKGMTDGQKIVFSGEGDQEPELEPGDLIIVLDEKEHDVFKRSGNDLILRLNIELVESLCGFQKVIRTLDDRDIVITVMPGEVTKHGEVKCVLNEGMPMYKNPFEKGQLIIQFLVNFPNRIPPEVIPALENCLPPRPRIEIPELAEECQLMDLDPEQESRRRRAHHGAAYDEDDDHPGMNRVQCATS, encoded by the exons ATGGTGAAAGAAACAACATATTATGACATTCTTGGGGTAAAGCCAAATTGTACTACAGATGAACTGAAAAAGGCATATAGGAAATTGGCTCTTAAATACCATCCAGATAAGAATCCTAATGAGGGTGAGAGATTCAAGCAGATATCACAGGCCTATGAAGTCCTTTCAAACCCAGAGAAGAGACGCATTTATGACCAAG gTGGTGAGCAGGCACTCAAGAGTGGTGGCGGTGGTGCTGGTGGCTTCTCATCTCCTATGGACTTGTTTGACATGTTCTTTGGAGGTGGTTTCagcggcgggcggcggcgagGGCGTGAACGCAAGGGCAAGGATGTCATCCATCAGCTGTCTGTCACATTGGAGGAGCTCTATCGTGGTGCTGTCAGGAAACTAGCCCTGCAGAAGAATGTTATTTGTGATAAGTGTGAAGGAAGGGGAGGGAAGAAGGTTG CAGTGCAAACTTGCCCCACATGTCGTGGTACAGGAATGCAGGTTCACATTCAACAAATTGCTCCTGGCATCATCCAACAAAATCAGACAATGTGCAGCGAGTGTCGTGGACAGCGGGAGATCATTGATCCTAAGGATCGCTGCAAAGTTTGCCAG GGTCGCAAAACCGTTCGCGATCGCAAGATCCTTGAAGTCCACGTTGACAAGGGCATGACTGATGGCCAGAAGATAGTGTTCAGTGGTGAAGGCGACCAAGAGCCTGAGTTGGAACCAGGAGATTTAATTATAGTTCTGGACGAGAAGGAACATGAC GTATTCAAAAGATCTGGCAATGATCTTATTTTGCGCTTGAACATTGAGTTGGTGGAGTCTCTGTGCGGCTTCCAGAAAGTGATCAGGACTCTGGACGATAGGGATATTGTAATCACCGTGATGCCGGGCGAAGTCACTAAGCACGGTGAAGTGAAGTGTGTTTTGAACGAGG gtATGCCGATGTACAAGAATCCATTTGAGAAAGGCCAACTTATAATACAATTCCTAGTTAATTTCCCCAACCGCATTCCGCCTGAAGTCATTCCTGCCCTGGAGAACTGCCTACCCCCTCGGCCTAGG ATTGAGATTCCCGAGTTGGCTGAAGAGTGCCAACTGATGGACTTGGATCCGGAACAAGAGAGCCGGCGGAGACGCGCGCATCACGGCGCTGCTTACGACGAAGACGACGACCATCCCGGCATGAACCGCGTGCAATGCGCCACTAGTTAG
- the LOC106134765 gene encoding dnaJ homolog subfamily A member 1 isoform X1, translated as MVKETTYYDILGVKPNCTTDELKKAYRKLALKYHPDKNPNEGERFKQISQAYEVLSNPEKRRIYDQGGEQALKSGGGGAGGFSSPMDLFDMFFGGGFSGGRRRGRERKGKDVIHQLSVTLEELYRGAVRKLALQKNVICDKCEGRGGKKGAVQTCPTCRGTGMQVHIQQIAPGIIQQNQTMCSECRGQREIIDPKDRCKVCQGRKTVRDRKILEVHVDKGMTDGQKIVFSGEGDQEPELEPGDLIIVLDEKEHDVFKRSGNDLILRLNIELVESLCGFQKVIRTLDDRDIVITVMPGEVTKHGEVKCVLNEGMPMYKNPFEKGQLIIQFLVNFPNRIPPEVIPALENCLPPRPRIEIPELAEECQLMDLDPEQESRRRRAHHGAAYDEDDDHPGMNRVQCATS; from the exons ATGGTGAAAGAAACAACATATTATGACATTCTTGGGGTAAAGCCAAATTGTACTACAGATGAACTGAAAAAGGCATATAGGAAATTGGCTCTTAAATACCATCCAGATAAGAATCCTAATGAGGGTGAGAGATTCAAGCAGATATCACAGGCCTATGAAGTCCTTTCAAACCCAGAGAAGAGACGCATTTATGACCAAG gTGGTGAGCAGGCACTCAAGAGTGGTGGCGGTGGTGCTGGTGGCTTCTCATCTCCTATGGACTTGTTTGACATGTTCTTTGGAGGTGGTTTCagcggcgggcggcggcgagGGCGTGAACGCAAGGGCAAGGATGTCATCCATCAGCTGTCTGTCACATTGGAGGAGCTCTATCGTGGTGCTGTCAGGAAACTAGCCCTGCAGAAGAATGTTATTTGTGATAAGTGTGAAGGAAGGGGAGGGAAGAAG GGAGCAGTGCAAACTTGCCCCACATGTCGTGGTACAGGAATGCAGGTTCACATTCAACAAATTGCTCCTGGCATCATCCAACAAAATCAGACAATGTGCAGCGAGTGTCGTGGACAGCGGGAGATCATTGATCCTAAGGATCGCTGCAAAGTTTGCCAG GGTCGCAAAACCGTTCGCGATCGCAAGATCCTTGAAGTCCACGTTGACAAGGGCATGACTGATGGCCAGAAGATAGTGTTCAGTGGTGAAGGCGACCAAGAGCCTGAGTTGGAACCAGGAGATTTAATTATAGTTCTGGACGAGAAGGAACATGAC GTATTCAAAAGATCTGGCAATGATCTTATTTTGCGCTTGAACATTGAGTTGGTGGAGTCTCTGTGCGGCTTCCAGAAAGTGATCAGGACTCTGGACGATAGGGATATTGTAATCACCGTGATGCCGGGCGAAGTCACTAAGCACGGTGAAGTGAAGTGTGTTTTGAACGAGG gtATGCCGATGTACAAGAATCCATTTGAGAAAGGCCAACTTATAATACAATTCCTAGTTAATTTCCCCAACCGCATTCCGCCTGAAGTCATTCCTGCCCTGGAGAACTGCCTACCCCCTCGGCCTAGG ATTGAGATTCCCGAGTTGGCTGAAGAGTGCCAACTGATGGACTTGGATCCGGAACAAGAGAGCCGGCGGAGACGCGCGCATCACGGCGCTGCTTACGACGAAGACGACGACCATCCCGGCATGAACCGCGTGCAATGCGCCACTAGTTAG